The following are encoded in a window of Candidatus Nitrosocosmicus arcticus genomic DNA:
- a CDS encoding cation diffusion facilitator family transporter — MVDSKEEDSEDSFHKKFKRFTISHVHEKESSGTIDQALLNQVAYKEKIRIAITSIIASASLTIAKVIIAIFTNSLGLLSEGMHSGLDVLAASMTLYAIRISRKPPDPEHNYGYAKFESLTSLGAVLLLFIVAGWIFYEGLERIFFKHVVPEITVFSFGVLIASILVDYGRSRALYKVADKYGSQAIEADALHFRVDMLTSSVVLVGLAIVYFLGIPNADAYSAITVAGLIVFTSLGLGRRTLDVLLDKAPKGIQGQIHESITGFEGIKKAHSIRVRKVGKDTFVDLHIEVPRIFTHDKAHRIATNVENKIKNEILPNSDVVVHVDAVEDYLTETIKDKIRLISEDFPSIKNVHSIYLSNIVGNQTNDGSKNDENGENSLHLLHLYLDVQMDDKLSFKIAHGVVDDFEKKIKEEVQNIKRITTHIETDLDTESTVGHEEFADQTFLERIKKIALSIEGVADCDEISLVYVKNELHITLTIKINPLSVRSNSKSGDSIPSSSSNPDDSLSVEKAHDISTQVQNLLLENTNAARVVVHAEPV; from the coding sequence GTGGTAGATAGTAAGGAAGAAGACAGTGAGGATTCATTCCATAAAAAATTCAAAAGGTTTACGATTAGTCATGTCCATGAAAAAGAATCATCTGGAACCATCGATCAAGCGTTACTCAATCAAGTAGCATATAAAGAAAAGATTCGAATTGCTATAACATCTATTATTGCTTCGGCCTCACTTACCATTGCCAAGGTCATAATTGCAATTTTTACTAATAGTCTGGGCCTACTCTCTGAAGGAATGCATTCAGGTTTAGATGTTCTTGCTGCCTCGATGACATTATATGCAATTAGAATATCAAGGAAACCACCTGATCCTGAACATAATTATGGATATGCAAAATTTGAAAGCCTGACGAGTTTAGGGGCTGTTTTGCTTTTATTCATCGTTGCTGGCTGGATTTTTTACGAAGGTTTGGAGAGAATATTCTTTAAACATGTAGTTCCTGAAATCACTGTTTTTTCGTTCGGTGTCTTGATAGCATCGATATTAGTTGATTATGGCCGATCTAGGGCTCTTTACAAGGTTGCTGATAAATATGGTAGCCAGGCTATAGAGGCAGATGCATTACACTTCCGAGTTGATATGCTTACTTCTTCTGTTGTACTTGTCGGTCTAGCAATTGTATATTTTCTTGGAATTCCTAATGCTGATGCATATTCTGCAATCACGGTTGCTGGTCTTATTGTATTCACTTCATTAGGACTTGGCAGACGAACACTAGATGTGCTATTGGATAAGGCACCAAAAGGAATTCAAGGACAAATACATGAATCGATAACAGGTTTTGAAGGAATAAAAAAGGCCCATAGCATCAGGGTAAGGAAGGTGGGAAAAGATACTTTTGTAGATTTACACATAGAAGTTCCAAGAATATTCACCCACGATAAAGCACATCGAATAGCTACTAACGTAGAGAATAAAATCAAGAATGAAATCCTGCCAAATTCTGATGTTGTTGTTCATGTAGATGCGGTAGAAGATTATCTGACAGAAACCATCAAAGACAAAATAAGACTTATCTCCGAAGATTTTCCTTCAATAAAAAATGTTCATTCAATTTATCTTTCAAATATTGTAGGTAATCAAACGAATGATGGATCAAAGAACGATGAAAATGGTGAGAATTCTTTACATCTTTTGCATCTTTATCTGGATGTTCAGATGGATGATAAATTAAGTTTCAAAATAGCTCATGGAGTTGTTGATGATTTTGAAAAGAAAATAAAGGAAGAGGTTCAAAATATAAAACGGATTACCACTCATATTGAAACAGATTTGGATACAGAATCAACGGTGGGACATGAGGAGTTTGCTGATCAGACCTTCTTGGAAAGAATAAAAAAAATTGCACTGTCCATTGAAGGAGTTGCTGATTGCGATGAAATTTCCCTGGTCTATGTAAAAAACGAACTTCACATTACTTTGACTATTAAAATAAATCCTTTATCAGTTAGATCTAATAGTAAATCTGGTGATTCGATTCCCTCCTCTTCCTCTAACCCCGATGATAGTCTTTCAGTGGAAAAAGCTCATGATATTTCTACCCAGGTTCAAAATCTTCTTTTGGAGAATACGAATGCTGCACGAGTAGTTGTACATGCAGAGCCTGTCTAG
- the trxA gene encoding thioredoxin → MKNWDEDLAKIMEKKRKEYKEQIDNNLQSNTNHDKDFSGPITLSDYDFDETTRKYPLLVVDFWAPWCGPCKLVSPIIDQLAIEFRGKAVFGKLNVDENPTVANIFGIQSIPTLMIFKNGEAVDGIMGAVPKEQLMSTISRYF, encoded by the coding sequence ATGAAAAATTGGGACGAGGATCTGGCAAAGATAATGGAAAAAAAGAGGAAAGAATACAAAGAACAAATTGACAATAATCTTCAATCAAACACTAATCACGATAAGGATTTCAGTGGCCCAATTACGTTAAGTGATTATGATTTTGACGAAACAACTAGAAAATACCCACTTTTAGTAGTGGATTTCTGGGCTCCTTGGTGTGGCCCTTGTAAATTGGTATCGCCTATAATTGACCAATTGGCCATCGAATTCAGAGGAAAAGCAGTGTTTGGTAAACTAAATGTTGATGAAAATCCGACCGTGGCCAATATTTTTGGGATCCAAAGTATTCCTACTTTGATGATATTTAAGAATGGAGAAGCAGTAGATGGCATTATGGGTGCTGTGCCAAAAGAGCAACTGATGTCTACAATATCTCGGTATTTTTAG
- a CDS encoding CBS domain-containing protein: MISQEVSRQLYSHLKDIRSKELRDLIEKPVLVKEDVPISKIIGIMTKEKSHEVFVQLSDKSLFCLNTRDILVARDINTMKSSTIGKRIPSLKQTDSVGNAARIMSLHRLRALPIVAESSHEIIGQVSSKRILQYILETFDKKKINFDKRIIASDLMTPELITTEPKDKVATARNIMVRDMIDHLPIVEQMHEGKNMVRGIVTSSDIMHILIPSERIARDAIVSEHDKHRLELEVSGIADRDIVTIGPNEDINSVINLLLNSNSSYALVKSLDTVLGIITFRDIISLLGEQVESEIPAYIIGLPEDPFESELVKSKFTNIIKLMHKISPEIIEARCKIKIKDVTGERKRYEISANIISPHRRYTYTSTNEYDIAKIFDEMSDSFKNQISRKKSGEKHKESVRYSPKE; the protein is encoded by the coding sequence ATGATTTCACAAGAGGTCAGTAGACAATTATATAGTCATTTAAAAGACATTCGAAGTAAGGAATTAAGAGATCTTATTGAGAAGCCGGTGTTAGTTAAGGAAGATGTTCCTATATCTAAAATCATCGGAATAATGACTAAAGAAAAATCCCACGAGGTATTTGTTCAATTATCAGATAAATCACTATTTTGCCTGAATACTAGAGACATTTTAGTTGCTAGAGATATTAACACAATGAAATCTTCCACAATAGGGAAGAGAATCCCAAGTCTCAAACAAACTGACTCTGTTGGAAATGCTGCAAGGATAATGAGCCTTCATAGATTGCGAGCGCTGCCTATTGTTGCCGAAAGCAGTCATGAAATTATAGGGCAAGTATCGTCAAAAAGAATATTACAATACATCCTTGAAACTTTTGATAAGAAGAAAATAAACTTTGACAAACGGATTATCGCTTCTGACTTGATGACTCCCGAGCTTATCACAACTGAACCAAAGGATAAAGTGGCGACCGCAAGGAACATAATGGTAAGAGACATGATAGATCACCTGCCAATCGTAGAACAAATGCATGAGGGGAAAAATATGGTTAGGGGTATTGTTACGTCAAGTGACATTATGCACATATTGATTCCATCAGAGAGGATTGCAAGGGATGCAATTGTATCAGAACATGATAAACACAGACTTGAACTCGAAGTAAGTGGTATTGCGGACAGAGATATAGTAACGATTGGCCCAAATGAAGATATTAATTCTGTAATAAACTTATTGCTAAATTCCAATTCATCCTATGCATTAGTAAAGTCACTTGATACTGTGTTAGGTATAATTACTTTCAGAGATATTATTTCACTATTAGGAGAACAGGTTGAGAGCGAAATTCCTGCCTACATAATAGGCTTACCAGAGGATCCATTTGAATCAGAATTGGTAAAATCAAAATTTACTAATATAATAAAATTAATGCATAAAATATCTCCAGAGATTATAGAAGCCAGATGTAAAATCAAAATTAAAGATGTCACGGGGGAACGAAAGAGATACGAGATATCTGCAAACATTATCTCCCCTCACAGAAGATATACATATACATCTACAAACGAATATGACATTGCAAAAATTTTTGATGAAATGAGTGACAGCTTTAAGAACCAGATTTCTCGCAAAAAATCCGGAGAAAAGCATAAAGAATCAGTAAGATACTCGCCAAAGGAATAA
- a CDS encoding P-II family nitrogen regulator, with the protein MKGLIIYVKENNFNAVKQVLVDNQVDGITYFDIMGQGPLDREATERIVQGYKTGEKYTPEFARRTRIETIVSDSKANSIIEALKGDANIHGKIFIFDVSESHDL; encoded by the coding sequence ATGAAAGGGTTGATCATTTATGTTAAGGAAAATAATTTTAATGCAGTTAAACAAGTCCTAGTCGACAACCAAGTAGATGGTATTACATACTTTGATATCATGGGACAGGGTCCTCTTGACAGGGAAGCTACCGAAAGGATTGTACAAGGTTATAAAACTGGAGAAAAATATACACCTGAATTCGCTCGTCGTACTCGAATCGAAACCATCGTGTCTGATTCAAAAGCGAACTCTATTATTGAAGCATTAAAGGGGGATGCAAATATACATGGTAAAATCTTTATTTTTGATGTATCTGAATCACATGACTTGTAG